Proteins encoded together in one Kutzneria kofuensis window:
- a CDS encoding phosphotransferase family protein, with protein MTAIVDGSRHTRPTWADVPGRVREVIEHKIGAPVVRALSQAGGFTLGLASRLLLADGRRVFVKALPADHPLAGAYRSEASVVSRLPENVPSPRLLHVVEGQWVALVLTDVDGGEPNLRPGSPDLAAVLSALGSASRTLTPCPLDDVPSVLDDLAPMLCGWTSLRSAAVGDLAPWAQANLDSLAAMETAWQPWAEGDTLLHNELRVDNMIRRVEDGRVLLVDWSYPSKGAAWLDTVTMVPQLIMAGHAPGDAERLVLGRPVLAKVPAWAITGFAAALAGRWELSSRLPEPTGCVGLRPYQARAAAAALAWIVHRTRW; from the coding sequence GTGACGGCCATCGTGGACGGCTCCCGCCACACCCGACCGACCTGGGCCGACGTGCCGGGCCGGGTGCGCGAGGTCATCGAGCACAAGATCGGCGCTCCCGTGGTCCGGGCGCTCAGCCAGGCCGGCGGCTTCACCCTCGGCCTCGCGTCCCGGCTGCTGCTCGCCGACGGGCGCCGCGTTTTCGTCAAGGCGCTGCCGGCCGACCATCCGCTCGCCGGCGCCTACCGGTCCGAGGCGTCGGTCGTCTCCCGGCTCCCGGAGAACGTGCCGTCGCCGAGACTGCTGCACGTCGTCGAGGGCCAGTGGGTCGCGCTCGTCCTCACCGACGTCGACGGCGGCGAGCCGAACCTGCGGCCGGGGTCGCCGGACCTCGCGGCGGTGCTGTCGGCGTTGGGCAGCGCGTCGCGGACGCTGACGCCGTGTCCGCTCGACGACGTGCCGAGCGTCCTCGACGACCTGGCACCCATGTTGTGTGGGTGGACGTCGTTGAGGTCGGCGGCGGTCGGCGACCTGGCCCCGTGGGCGCAGGCGAACCTCGATTCGCTGGCGGCGATGGAGACGGCGTGGCAGCCGTGGGCCGAGGGCGACACGCTGCTGCACAACGAGTTACGGGTCGACAACATGATCCGACGGGTCGAGGACGGCCGGGTGCTGCTCGTGGACTGGTCCTACCCGTCCAAGGGCGCGGCCTGGCTCGACACCGTGACGATGGTGCCGCAGCTGATCATGGCCGGCCACGCGCCCGGCGACGCCGAGCGGCTGGTGCTGGGCCGGCCGGTGCTGGCGAAGGTGCCGGCCTGGGCGATCACGGGATTCGCCGCGGCGCTGGCCGGCCGCTGGGAGCTGTCCAGTCGGCTGCCGGAGCCGACCGGCTGCGTCGGGCTGCGGCCCTACCAGGCTCGCGCGGCCGCCGCCGCGCTCGCCTGGATCGTGCATCGGACCCGCTGGTAG
- a CDS encoding VOC family protein — translation MALRIRMVTIDCLDTHKLAEFWVAALGAEIIHEVDDGDMLVLASEGNVDIGLQRVDELREGKNRLHIDLGAPDRPAEVARLVALGATVVEEHTYPGMAWSVLRDPEGNEFCVGSRNG, via the coding sequence ATGGCACTGAGGATCCGCATGGTCACCATCGACTGCCTGGACACCCACAAGCTGGCGGAGTTCTGGGTCGCGGCGCTCGGCGCCGAGATCATTCACGAGGTCGACGACGGCGACATGCTGGTGCTCGCCTCCGAGGGCAACGTCGACATCGGCCTGCAGCGCGTCGACGAACTACGCGAGGGCAAGAACAGACTCCACATCGACCTGGGCGCCCCGGACCGGCCGGCCGAGGTGGCCCGGCTGGTCGCGCTGGGCGCGACCGTGGTCGAGGAGCACACGTACCCGGGCATGGCGTGGAGCGTCCTACGGGATCCGGAGGGCAACGAGTTCTGCGTCGGCTCCCGCAACGGGTGA
- a CDS encoding flavoprotein: MLGVVASGAGGVEGLFDGLVRPALDAGWRVGVTLTPTAGRWFRDAGLVDEIEKATGLPLRVESRLPGEPKPHPPVDTYVVAPATANTVAKLALGFGDNQALTQVSEAIGIDGVEVVVFPCVNAAHVRHPAWPGHIAALRAAGVHLVDGEDVWPLTEPRSGEWHPIPWHAVLDAVNSTRP; this comes from the coding sequence ATGCTCGGTGTGGTCGCGTCCGGCGCGGGCGGCGTCGAGGGCCTGTTCGACGGGCTCGTCCGTCCCGCGCTGGACGCCGGCTGGCGGGTCGGCGTCACGCTGACGCCAACCGCCGGCCGGTGGTTCCGCGACGCCGGCCTCGTCGACGAAATCGAGAAAGCCACCGGACTTCCCCTTCGCGTCGAATCACGGCTGCCCGGCGAGCCGAAGCCGCATCCGCCGGTCGACACGTACGTCGTCGCGCCGGCCACCGCCAACACCGTCGCCAAGCTCGCCCTCGGTTTCGGCGACAACCAGGCGCTCACGCAGGTCTCGGAGGCGATCGGCATCGACGGCGTCGAGGTTGTCGTCTTCCCGTGCGTCAACGCCGCCCACGTCCGCCACCCGGCCTGGCCCGGACACATCGCCGCCCTGAGGGCCGCCGGCGTGCACCTCGTGGACGGCGAGGACGTCTGGCCGCTGACCGAGCCTCGATCGGGGGAGTGGCATCCGATCCCGTGGCACGCGGTGCTCGACGCGGTGAACTCCACCCGCCCATGA
- a CDS encoding proline--tRNA ligase, translating into MITRMSSLFLRTLREDPADAEVPSHKLLVRAGYVRRVAPGGYSWLPLGLRVLRRIEDVVREEMNAIGAQEIQFPALLPREPYEATNRWTEYGPNIFRLKDRKGADYLLGPTHEELFTLTVKGEYSSYKDYPVTLYQIQTKYRDEARPRAGILRGREFVMKDSYSFDLDDEGLARSYQAHRDAYVKIFDRLGLEYVVVKATSGAMGGSASEEFLAVAETGEDTFVRSTESDYAANVEAVVTTAPAAQPIDGKPEAKVHHTPNTPTIATLVDFFNNAGLGREFTAADTLKNVLLKTRRPGEDKWELLAIGVPGDREVDQKRLEAALEPAEVAMLEEADFAANPFLVKGYIGPKALLDNGVRYLVDPRVVTGTAWITGADQADHHVMDLVVGRDFVPNGTVDVAEVREGDPSPDGKGTLVAARGIEIGHVFQLGRKYADAFSLDALGPDSKPIRITMGSYGIGVSRLVAVIAEQYFDDRGLMWPRLVAPADVHVVIAGKDDAVRAGAEKLAGELAAAGIEVLLDDRTASPGVKFADAELIGVPTIVVVGRGLASGVVEVKDRATGERGDVPVDEAVAHLVGLVRG; encoded by the coding sequence GTGATCACGAGGATGTCGTCGTTGTTCCTGCGCACCCTGCGCGAGGACCCGGCGGACGCCGAGGTGCCCAGCCACAAGCTGCTGGTCCGCGCCGGTTACGTCCGTCGCGTCGCACCGGGCGGCTACTCGTGGCTGCCGCTCGGCCTGCGGGTGCTGCGCCGCATCGAGGACGTCGTCCGCGAGGAGATGAACGCGATCGGCGCGCAGGAGATCCAGTTCCCCGCGCTGCTGCCCCGCGAGCCCTACGAGGCCACCAACCGGTGGACCGAGTACGGCCCCAACATCTTCCGGCTCAAGGACCGCAAGGGCGCCGACTACCTGCTCGGCCCCACCCACGAGGAGCTGTTCACGCTCACCGTGAAGGGCGAGTACAGCTCCTACAAGGACTACCCGGTCACGCTGTACCAGATCCAGACCAAGTACCGGGACGAGGCGCGGCCCCGCGCCGGCATCCTGCGCGGCCGTGAGTTCGTGATGAAGGACTCCTACTCCTTCGACCTGGACGACGAGGGCCTCGCCCGGTCCTACCAGGCGCACCGCGACGCGTACGTGAAGATCTTCGACCGCCTCGGCCTCGAGTACGTGGTGGTGAAGGCGACCTCCGGCGCCATGGGCGGCTCGGCGTCCGAGGAGTTCCTGGCCGTCGCCGAGACCGGTGAGGACACCTTCGTCCGCAGCACCGAGTCCGACTACGCGGCCAACGTCGAGGCGGTCGTCACCACGGCGCCCGCGGCGCAGCCGATCGACGGCAAGCCCGAGGCGAAGGTCCACCACACGCCCAACACGCCGACCATCGCCACGCTGGTCGACTTCTTCAACAACGCCGGCCTCGGCCGTGAGTTCACCGCCGCCGACACGCTGAAGAACGTGCTGCTCAAGACCCGCCGCCCCGGTGAGGACAAGTGGGAGCTGCTGGCCATCGGCGTGCCCGGCGACCGCGAGGTGGACCAGAAGCGGCTGGAAGCGGCGCTGGAGCCGGCCGAGGTCGCGATGCTGGAGGAGGCCGACTTCGCGGCCAACCCCTTCCTGGTCAAGGGCTACATCGGGCCGAAGGCGCTGCTGGACAACGGCGTGCGCTACCTGGTCGACCCCCGCGTCGTCACCGGCACCGCCTGGATCACCGGCGCGGACCAGGCCGACCACCACGTGATGGACCTGGTCGTCGGCCGCGACTTCGTGCCGAACGGCACGGTCGACGTCGCCGAGGTGCGTGAGGGCGACCCCTCGCCCGACGGCAAGGGCACCCTGGTCGCGGCGCGCGGCATCGAGATCGGCCACGTGTTCCAGCTGGGCCGCAAGTACGCGGACGCGTTCTCGCTGGACGCCCTCGGCCCGGACAGCAAGCCGATCCGGATCACCATGGGCTCCTACGGCATCGGCGTGTCGCGGCTGGTCGCCGTGATCGCCGAGCAGTACTTCGACGACCGCGGCCTGATGTGGCCCCGCCTCGTCGCCCCGGCCGACGTGCACGTGGTCATCGCCGGCAAGGACGACGCGGTGCGCGCGGGCGCCGAGAAGCTGGCCGGCGAGCTGGCCGCGGCCGGCATCGAGGTGCTGCTCGACGACCGGACCGCGTCGCCGGGCGTGAAGTTCGCCGACGCCGAGCTGATCGGCGTGCCGACCATCGTGGTCGTCGGCCGCGGCCTGGCCAGTGGCGTCGTCGAGGTCAAGGACCGGGCCACCGGCGAGCGCGGCGACGTCCCCGTGGACGAGGCCGTCGCGCACCTGGTCGGGCTGGTCCGGGGCTGA